The Epinephelus lanceolatus isolate andai-2023 chromosome 11, ASM4190304v1, whole genome shotgun sequence genome window below encodes:
- the LOC117261434 gene encoding sodium- and chloride-dependent GABA transporter 2-like has translation MAKNGTCTQFVPNGHPQKKDLEGRGYWGHKAEYILTVMGAIIGPGNVWRFPYLCYRNGGGVFFIPYILFMLTCGIPLFFLETALGQYTNQGGITCWRKICPLFQGMGYASHLIISFSATSYIVIMAWAFFYLFSSFSADLPWATCGNEWNTDACVDFSHPNLSHSMTFRENTTLPVAEFWQHRVLKISGGIEEVGSLRWELVLCLILTWVICYFCVWKGIKSTGKAAFFTATFPYVMLLILLIRGVTLPGALDGIIYYLYPDISRLYDPQVWMDAGTQIFFSYAIGLGFLTSLGSYNTYNNDCYRDCFFLCLLNSATSIVSGFAIFSVLGFMTKEQGVDISEVAESGPGLAFIVYPRAVAMMPMPQVWSVCFFLMIILLGLDSQFVGLECLMTSLTDLFPSYLRQGVRRELVLLGICSTCCLLGLSLVTEGGMYLLQLLDHHVCSGTTLILLSLCQSVSIAWVYGADRFYGNITDMIGYRPYPVMKYCWSYITPLFCFGTFIFSIVKYSPLKFSNTYVYPLWANILGWFIATVSLSLIPLFVIYKMMHGKGTLRQRFLLLCQPVEDLPLDQKYPHTPATSSTAAHTELKPFAENGELTR, from the exons ATGGCCAAGAATGGCACCTGCACGCAGTTTGTGCCAAACGGACACCCACAGAAGAAAGACTTGGAGGGACGGGGATACTGGGGGCACAAAGCCGAGTACATCCTGACTGTGATGGGCGCAATTATCGGACCTGGCAACGTTTGGAGGTTTCCCTATCTGTGTTACAGAAACGGCGGAG GTGTGTTCTTCATACCATACATCTTGTTCATGCTTACATGCGGAATACCCTTATTCTTCCTGGAGACTGCCTTAGGACAGTACACCAACCAGGGGGGGATCACGTGCTGGAGAAAGATTTGCCCGCTTTTCCAAG gCATGGGCTATGCCAGCCACTTAATCATCTCATTCAGTGCCACCTCCTATATCGTCATCATGGCATGGGCATTCTTTTACCTCTTCTCGTCCTTCAGCGCGGACTTGCCTTGGGCCACATGTGGAAATGAGTGGAACACAG ATGCATGTGTGGACTTCAGCCATCCAAATCTGAGCCACAGCATGACATTCAGAGAGAATACCACTCTTCCTGTTGCGGAGTTCTGGCA GCACCGTGTTTTGAAAATCTCAGGTGGTATTGAGGAGGTGGGCAGCTTGAGATGGGAACTGGTCTTGTGTCTCATCCTGACCTGGGTCATCTGCTACTTTTGCGTCTGGAAGGGCATCAAGTCGACAGGAAAG GCAGCTTTCTTCACAGCCACCTTCCCCTACGTTATGCTGCTGATTTTGCTCATACGTGGTGTTACCCTACCAGGGGCATTGGACGGGATCATTTACTACCTCTACCCTGATATCTCCCGCCTTTATGATCCCCAG GTGTGGATGGATGCTGGCACTCAGATCTTCTTCTCCTATGCCATCGGCCTTGGGTTCCTAACCTCTCTTGGGAGTTACAACACTTACAACAATGACTGTTACAG gGACTGTTTTTTCTTGTGTCTGCTAAACAGTGCAACCAGCATTGTATCAGGCTTCgccattttctctgttttgggTTTCATGACCAAAGAACAAGGAGTGGATATTTCTGAAGTAGCCGAATCAG GTCCAGGGTTGGCATTCATTGTCTACCCACGTGCTGTAGCCATGATGCCCATGCCACAGGTCTGGTCGGTGTGTTTCTTCCTTATGATTATTCTGCTCGGATTGGACAGTCAG TTTGTTGGTCTGGAGtgtctgatgacatcactgactgATCTGTTCCCGTCTTACCTGCGCCAAGGCGTTAGACGTGAGCTGGTTCTGCTGGGTATCTGCAGTACCTGCTGTTTGCTCGGACTCTCCCTGGTCACTGAG GGAGGGATGTACCTGCTCCAGCTGTTGGACCATCACGTCTGTAGCGGCACCACCCtgatcctcctctctctctgccagTCCGTCAGCATTGCCTGGGTGTACG GTGCTGACCGTTTCTATGGCAACATCACGGACATGATCGGTTATCGCCCGTATCCAGTGATGAAATACTGCTGGAGCTACATCACTCCCCTCTTCTGTTTC GGCACGTTCATCTTCTCCATTGTCAAATACTCCCCGCTGAAGTTCAGCAACACTTATGTTTATCCACTCTGGGCCAACATCTTGGGCTGGTTTATTGCCACTGTCTCGCTCTCCCTCATCCCGCTGTTTGTGATATATAAAATGATGCATGGAAAAGGAACTCTTCGGCAG CGATTCTTGTTGCTCTGCCAACCTGTGGAGGACCTCCCCTTGGATCAAAAATATCCTCATACACCTGCAACCAGTAGCACTGCTGCCCACACAGAGCTCAAACCTTTTGCCGAAAATGGGGAACTCACTCGGTGA